The sequence TGACGTATCCGAACATCGACGACATCGTCCGCTATATCGATGAAACGTCCCTGCCCGAAATCGACCAGCTCGTCCAGACTCAAAAGAGCCTCGCCGGCCAGATCGAACTAAAAAAAGCCGACATCGTCGCGCTCATCGCGCTATCGTCGCCAGAATTAGCACTCGAGCAACGACCGGGGCCCCGCTTCTGGCAACCCAACGAGCCGGTCGTCCTCCTCAGCGGATACGCTGACGCCACCGACCGGCACGATAGCTCCGATATGCTGCCGTGCGCCTGTGTCGACGTCTCTGGAAGCGCCGATCTCAACACCTGGATCTGGGCGGGACCTTCGGCGGCGATGGAGACGCTCTTCAGCCAGGCCCCGCTAACGAGTCGATCCAACGGCTACTCGGTTTCCGACGGACGCACCGAGCACCCGTGCCTGCTCGAATGGGAGGTGGAGATGCGGCCCGTCGTCCAGCGCGACGCCCCGGACCCGGCGGGGCGGACGATCGCGGCCGACTACTTGAACGCCAATTTCTCGTTCGATCCAGGAAGCGGAGACTGGATCGCTACGCAACCGACCCAGAACAGCACATCGCGCTACGCAGGCCGAAGTGTGCTCACGCCTCACGCATCGGAGAAGCTCCGACGCGAGCTGGAGGCCTTCTTCGCCGAGCGGGTCCCCGCCGGCAAGCGGGCGGCCTTCCGCGCCTGGGCCTCCGGCGCGCCGGCGGACCCCTTTCGATTGGCATGGCTCGCCCAGAACTGGACCGGTTTTGCCCACTGGTACCTGACCCTCGGCAGCCACCTCGCCGTATCGATGGGCGGCTCGTGGGTCGAGGCCTGCCTGGCCAGGCTCCAGGACATCATATCGCTGTACGACGAAAACCAGGCGCTCCGGTTGGATCAGGTCCGGCTTATCGCGACCGAAGGACTCCTGCGCGACGCGTTCGAGACGATGGACATCGACGAGGTCGACCCGGCGTCGCCATTGCCGGGTGCGCTTGGGCCGGCGTTTGTCCGCTGGTATCGCCGCGAGCTCCATCTGATCGAGTTTCTCGCGATCTACCGGGATCATGTCCACGACATGGACCACGTGTTATCCCAGGCCCTGAGCGGGTTTAACGACGCGCTGCTCATGCATTGGCAGGGCTACAATCTACCCATCGCGGACCCCATGGGGCTGCCGGATTACCAGGCGTTCACGAAGCGTGTCGCCGATGCCGTGGGGACGTCGCACCGCTCGATCCCGCAGCCCCTGGGCCGGCTCATGCCCCTGCACGCCGGCCAGCTCGACCTGCTCCGGTTGCGCCTCATCGATACCTTCGGGCGAGCGCGCATGCTGCCGGACGGGGATGTCGTCTACCCCTCCTCCTGGCGGGCCGACGACGACCTGTGCCACCTGCCGCCCCGGCTCGTCCAGCCTGCGAAACTCTCGTTGCGCTGGCTCTCGGCCTCCCACGCCGACCACCGCGAGACCACCGACGATCCGACTACCTCGCCCCTCTGCGGCTGGCTGATCGCGAACGATCTCGACGAAAGCATCGCCGTTTACACCGCGGACGGGAAGGTGCTCGGCGCGATCGATGACAGCGCCCGGCGCTGGACACCCGTCCCGGGCGGCGGCCTCGCGGCCTCCGACGCCATCGAGAATCCCTACTTACGCGCGGTTGTCGGGCAGATCCAGGCGGCCGTGGACCGCGGATCGCTCCGCGATGTGCTGGACAATATGAACGAGGCGACAGCGGCCATCGACCCGGACACCTTCGAGCAGCACCAGGCGATCGCCCTGCTGATGAGCCGGCCGCTGGCGCTCGTACGCGTCGCCGTGGCCGTGCGCACGATGGGGCCACTGGCGATCGATCAGAGCTGGGACGATCTGGCCCGCGATATGTCGGCCGGCGCCTCGCTCGAGGAACGGAGTAACGCCGGCATGGATCGGCTACAGGTTCGGGTACAGATCGGCGACCGCGGCCGGCTGAACGACGGCGTGGTCGGCCTCTGGCCGGAGGGGGCGGACGATGACTCTGGCGCTGTCGTGCTGGAGCCGTACCAGCACCAACACGTGAGCACGGAGGCGCGTCCTGGTATTACGGTGACGCTGAACAGCCAGCAGCCGGCGCAGTTTGTCGCCTTGATGGATCCTCGCGCCGCCCTGTACGCCTTTACGGGCATCCTCCCGGCCAAATCCATCACGATACCCCCGATCCATTTTTCCGACGCGCTCCAGTGCGTGGAGGTCTTTTTTCAGGCGTCGCCCGTGATTGCCGGGCTGGAGCTGATCGATCTCCCCCTGATGACGCTCGACGGCAAGGCCTGGACGTGGCTCGAAAAAGAAGGGGAGACCTGGAGCGAGCAGGAGATCGTGCCACCGGCTACCCAGCCGGCCTTCCAACAGACCCAGATGATCCGGGAAGGCTGGCTGAAGCTGCGGAATACGCCTGATTGAGCCTCGTTGCTACTTCCCGATTGCGCCGCACCGCCACGCCTAACCGAAACCACCCTGACAATCCCACCATGCCGACTCACCCGCGCGAACATCCAATCCGTTTCACCCTGCTCAACCCCCAGCACGAGCCGTCGCTGCTCGTCTCGACGCGTGCCGAGGGGCACGTGATGCATCTGGCGCTGATCAACCGGACCGATCAGCCGCTCGTGGTGCCTGAACAGGCCACGTTCGAGCTGGTGTTTCACGACAACGTGCTGGTGGATCGGCAATCCGTTGCCTGCCGCGTGCCCGATGGCTGGCGGTGGGAGCCCCTGCGCCTGACTGTCGTGCAGCCCGTGTCGCTGGCCGCCGGCGAGGCGCTGTCCTTTACCCTCACCCACGTGAAGGTGGATGAGCACCTCACAGCCAACGGCACCCGGGTGGAATTGAAGTATCAGCTGCCGGCCGGCGACGTACCGGCCCGCGCGGGCCTTTGTCTCCAGCACCTCGCCCTCGTGCGCCACCTCGGGCAGAAACTGCTACCCGTGCATATAGGCTTCGTGGGTGTGCGAACAATTCCGACCGGCACGCCCCACCAGACCACCACCCTCCGGCTGCGCATCACGAACACAGGAAACGAGCCCCTGGCGTTTACGGCGGAGAGCCGGTTCACGTTTTCATTCGACGTGGGAGAGCCGAGCGTGGATTGGGCGCTCGGGACGGCGGACCAGGTGGCGGCTGTTGTGGTGAAGCGGGCCGATGGCGTCGATGCGCAGCGGACCACGCAGGGAGGCGTGCCCTCCTGGACGGTGCTGCCGTTCACCGCGCCGGCCGCCCTGGCCCCCGGGCATTTCGTTGATATCCTGTTCAGTCATTTTGTCAGCCAGCATCCGCCCGGGGAAACCAATCTTTATATCGCCTACGAGGGCATTCCCGGCTTCTGGGACGGACGCCACGTGGTGGCCCTGGAGAAGGCCGCGCCGGCCGCCACCCAGAACGCCGTGGGCGGGCTCACCATGGAGCCCTCCGACCGGATCAAAGTCAACTTCAAGCCGGATTACTCAGACCACAACCAGACGTTTGTCGCCTTCGAGACCAACTACCTGGGCGATCCTTACCGGGGCCGGGCGCATCTCTACGCACCTACCGCCTACTACACAAACGAACCTGCCCTGACGCTGGCCGGCAACTACGGGGCCGGCGGGACGGTGGGGATCAACAAAACGACCCCCCAGGCCACGCTGCACGTAGGCGGGAATATCAAGACCGATAACAACCTCCTGCTCGAGCCAACGTCCAGCATCAAGGTCAATTTCCAGCCGGATTTCACGGACCACAACCAGACGTTTGTCGCCTTCGAGACGAACTACATGGGCGATAAATACCGGGGCCGGGCGCATCTGTACGCCCCCACCGCCTATTACGCGAATGAACCCGCCCTTACGCTGGCAGGCAACTATGGGGCCGGCGGGACGGTGGGAATCAACAAGACAACCCCGGAAGCCACCCTGCACGTCGGCGGAGACATCAAGGCCGACGGGACGATTTCGCCCGGCAGCGACAGAGCCTCGAAGGAAGACATCTTACCCGTGGAGCCGGCCGACGTGCTCGCGAAAGTGCTCGACCTCCCCATTAACCACTGGCGCTTCAAGGCGGACGCCGGCGCGCGCCACATCGGCCCCATGGCCCAGGACTTCCACGCCGCCTTCGACGTCGGCGCCGACGACCGGCACATCAGCGTCCTCGACGCCGACGGCGTCGCCCTCGCCGCCATCCAGGGCCTCCACGCCCTGCTCGTCCAGAAGGAAGAGCAGATCAATGCCCTCGAAGCACGCCTTGCCGCGCTGGAGCGCGGTGTGACCATCGCCTAGATCTCTAGAGCTCAATGCCTTTTCTGAATGAGATACTCGCCCTGGACGTTGCGCCGGCGAACATTCAATTTGTCCCACCGGGCATTGCGCCCACTCGTTCGGTATCAGATCGCATTACTACCCTGGCAGGGGCCAGTGATGCGTATAAAGCCTTCCTTGAGGCGTTCTCAAGCTTCCTGCAGCCGCCGCATACCCTGTTTGTTGCGGGGCTCTCGTCGATTGAGCTACGCATGCGGCAGGAGGTGTTGAGCCGGGCCGGGCGAGCCGCATTCGGAGATCTGGTGACGTTGGATGCAATTGAGGGCGCATTGCTTGAAATCAAATCCGATCGCTCGGACGAAACCGGGCGGCTGGTCAATGGCTTGTTATCGAAAGTACTTACTGGAATTGAAAATGCGTTCATGTTTCCCCCGGGTGCCGATCGGGCACGGGCTGTGACCCTCACGGGATTCGTAGACCCCGCTGATTTTAGAACGAAACTGATCAAGGCTGGACGAACCTGGAAGGACCCCAGCGTGCCCTGGCAACACGGTGAGTTTACTCATCGCCTACAGTGGTGCGCCGGCATGCTGGCGCTTCCGGGGCCTATCCCGTGGAGGCAATATTTCATTGAGACGGGTCAATATGCGGACGATGCGCCTTTTGGCGCGGTAATGATAAATGGACTTTGGGACGCTCTGGCGGATCGCAACCAGTTTGAGGGTGTGTACAACACACCGTATTTGACAATGACCGCTGACGATTTTCGGTCGCCAGAGAATTTACATGCCTGGTTAGTAGACAAATATCTGGACCCGGACTGGGACCATATCCGCTTGCTAAGCACATTCATTTTCGCTCGCCAGACAAGGCGTGAGATCGACAAAAATAACGGGATTGCCTACGCCTACGCTACCACTGATTTTCCACCCGCTCGTCGAACCTGGGATGCATGGTCTCGTGTGTTATTTAATAACCGAAACGAGGGTGCACTTTCCCCGGCTGAAAAAGCTGTGCTCGCTCGTGCCTGGTATCGATTGACTAAGTTAGTGGGAGGTGACCCCGTGAATGCAATTCTGGAAATCTCACCGGACGATGTTGCTATACCAGCGCCAGGCATCTATGTACCGGACCGGCTGCTTCTCGCCTATCTCGATCTTGAATTAAATGGAGATGGCTCCTCTCCATGAGCAGTAAAATTCTTTCCAACACATGCCGACCCCACCCCGCGACCTGCTCCAGCACCTGTCTCAACCTACTTCGGCCGACCTCCCCGTCACGGCCGACTGGGGGCCCGTCCATACATTCATCGCGGCCTGGATCCCCGCCGGCGTCGTCCTCCGCCAGCCGGCGGTGGAATCGTCCACGGCCGATGACCTGTGGCTGACGGGCACGCTCGCGCAGGCCACGACGGGCGAGCTGGCGTGGCCGGCCGGCGGAACCGTGCGCGTCCACCTCACCCTCCTGCCTCCCGCCGGCGACGCCGCCGAGACACTGAAGGGCGACCTCTTCCTCCAGGCCCCCGCCAACTGGAAATTCGGCGACAGCTTCCCGTTGATGCCGAAAACCACGGACCTGCGCGACCTCTCGAACCCGACCCAGACACCGATCCTCGACGGACTGGCCATCCGCCACGCCTGGCTCGTATTCTCCTCCCACAGCCTCAACGAAGCGCTCACCCTTGGCGGACAAGCCTTCGGCGCCGTCACGCTCGCGCCGGGCCTCAACGCCATCATGCGAATGACCCCCGCCGGCGTCGTCGGGGCGCTGGGCATTCTCGCGGCGGAGGAGGTTACGCTCGCCGGCCCCATCGTCCGCGCCGGCGGCGAAATGGGGCTCACGCTACCCGGGATCCGCTTTCCGTGGGAAGCGCCGCACCTCCCGGGCATCCACCTCACCGCCGCATTTTCGGCGGAAATCGCCATCGGCGCGAGCCTGAATTTCAGGCTCGGCTTTGGCGTCTACAGTCCACTCACCGCCGCCTGGCTGACGGACAACCCGGCGCTCGAACCGGTGATGGCTCTGTTCGGCGACCTCGCGCTCCCACAGGCCGGCGTCACCGCGCGCCTCGCCGCCGAACGGATGCTGGGGCAGAGCGACACGGTGGAGTGGCTGGCGGAGTTCGCCGCCAGCGCCCACGAGGGGATCGACGTGGACCACCTCGCCGCACTCATCGGCGACGGCCACACGCCCGATTTTCTCAAGACGCACCTCCCCGATGTAGTCGCCCGCGCCCTCGCCGCCGTGAGCCTGAAAGGACTCACCATCGAGGTTGTCGCCGGCCCAAACGGCGCCCACCGCGTGGCCAACACGGGCTTCTATGTTGGCGTCGATACCGGCAAGGTGACGCTCATCGAGGGCGTCCTCAGCCTCGACGCCATCGAGGTCGTCGAGGTCATCGTCCGCGATCCGTTTGGCTCCTCGCTGCCCATCACGGATCGCCTCATGGGGGCCGTGGTCTTCAACGCCACGTTCCTCGATGCGTCGGTGCTGGGGATGGTTGCCCTGCCGGACTTCTCCATCGAGATCCAACTCGCCGAGGCGAAGGCGATCCCCATCGGGAAGCTGTTCGAGGAACGGGGGCTGGACGCGAATCTGCGTCCGGCGGACCTCGTCGTCGAGGAATTCGTGGTCCGCGCGGACCTCGAGGGGACGTTCAGCATCGCCGCGAGCATCGCGGCTGTGCCGGCCTGGTCGGTCGTGGTCGGCGGGACGTCGGTGGCCCTCGAGGAGGTCGCGTTTAACGCCACTCGGTACAGCTGGGGCGACAAAGAGGCCTCGTTTTCAGCCCTGCTGCGCCTCGGCGACCCGGATCACCAGCCCTTCGAACTCCTCGTCTCCGCCGACGTGCGCACCGGCGCCGGCGCCGGCTGGCGCTTCCGGGGCGCCCTCCAACGCAACGAGGTCATCGCCGTCGGCGCCCTCGTCGAACGGCTCGCGCACCACTTCGGCGTCGTCGCGGTCCCGAAAAGCATCAGCGATCTGGTGGTGGATGAATTCCACATCGACTTCGACACCGGCAAAAAGGACTTCAGCTGCGCTTTCGCCGTGAAATTCCCGCTCGATGGCGAGGAACGCCACGTCCGGCTCGGCCTGGAACTCCGCCACCGGCTCTCGGACGGCGGGTACGACGCGACGTTTGATCTCACGCTCGGGACGCTGCGTTTCCAACTCATCGACCGGGCGGACCTCCTCCTGGCCCGGTATGCCGGAGACGTGACCCTCAATCCGAAACAACTCGCGGCTTCGCTCTCGGCTACCGTGGCGCAGGTCATCCCCGATGGCATCGAGCTGACCGTCAAAGAGGCCTTTTTTCTCCATCAAACCGATCCCCCTGCCGGCTCGGGCGGAGCGCCAATACCCACCGGGCGGTTTCTGTTCGGGATCGAACTGGGCGCCCGGCTGGATGTCAGCCGGCTGCCGCTCGTAGGCCAGGCGTTCTCCGGCGACACGCTCGTCGTGGATCGGCTCAACTTCCTGATGGCGTCCGCGGCGTTTACTTCGCCGGAGATCACCACGTACAACCAGTACCTCGCCCCCGATGGCGCCATCCCCGTCCCCGAGGCGCCGAAAGGCGAAGCCGCCGCGAGTGCCCGGCTGCCGGCCGGCCCATCGGTCTCCGCCCGACTGAGCTGGAGCGGGCACGACATCCCCCTGTTCATGGCCGCCGGAGCGCCTCAGGGGCTGTTGACAGGTTCGCCGGCCCCACCGGCGAATACGCCGCCGCCGGCAGAATCCGGAGCCCCGAAATGGTACACGGTCGAGCGCTCGTTCGGGCCCGTTCACCTGAGCCGGGTGGGGGCGCAGCTGAAGGCGAACGAGTTGCACATCCTCCTGGATGGTGGGCTCGGACTGGGCGATGTGACCCTCTCCCTCATGGGGCTGAGCGTGGGCTCACCGCTCGCCGCGTTTAAGCCGGAATACGACCTGCAGGGGCTGGGCCTGGCGGTCGATGTAGGCTCAGTGGGTATCAACGGCGCCTTTCTTCATAT is a genomic window of Rhodothermales bacterium containing:
- a CDS encoding tail fiber domain-containing protein, yielding MPTHPREHPIRFTLLNPQHEPSLLVSTRAEGHVMHLALINRTDQPLVVPEQATFELVFHDNVLVDRQSVACRVPDGWRWEPLRLTVVQPVSLAAGEALSFTLTHVKVDEHLTANGTRVELKYQLPAGDVPARAGLCLQHLALVRHLGQKLLPVHIGFVGVRTIPTGTPHQTTTLRLRITNTGNEPLAFTAESRFTFSFDVGEPSVDWALGTADQVAAVVVKRADGVDAQRTTQGGVPSWTVLPFTAPAALAPGHFVDILFSHFVSQHPPGETNLYIAYEGIPGFWDGRHVVALEKAAPAATQNAVGGLTMEPSDRIKVNFKPDYSDHNQTFVAFETNYLGDPYRGRAHLYAPTAYYTNEPALTLAGNYGAGGTVGINKTTPQATLHVGGNIKTDNNLLLEPTSSIKVNFQPDFTDHNQTFVAFETNYMGDKYRGRAHLYAPTAYYANEPALTLAGNYGAGGTVGINKTTPEATLHVGGDIKADGTISPGSDRASKEDILPVEPADVLAKVLDLPINHWRFKADAGARHIGPMAQDFHAAFDVGADDRHISVLDADGVALAAIQGLHALLVQKEEQINALEARLAALERGVTIA
- a CDS encoding LirA/MavJ family T4SS effector gives rise to the protein MPFLNEILALDVAPANIQFVPPGIAPTRSVSDRITTLAGASDAYKAFLEAFSSFLQPPHTLFVAGLSSIELRMRQEVLSRAGRAAFGDLVTLDAIEGALLEIKSDRSDETGRLVNGLLSKVLTGIENAFMFPPGADRARAVTLTGFVDPADFRTKLIKAGRTWKDPSVPWQHGEFTHRLQWCAGMLALPGPIPWRQYFIETGQYADDAPFGAVMINGLWDALADRNQFEGVYNTPYLTMTADDFRSPENLHAWLVDKYLDPDWDHIRLLSTFIFARQTRREIDKNNGIAYAYATTDFPPARRTWDAWSRVLFNNRNEGALSPAEKAVLARAWYRLTKLVGGDPVNAILEISPDDVAIPAPGIYVPDRLLLAYLDLELNGDGSSP
- a CDS encoding DUF6603 domain-containing protein; the protein is MPTPPRDLLQHLSQPTSADLPVTADWGPVHTFIAAWIPAGVVLRQPAVESSTADDLWLTGTLAQATTGELAWPAGGTVRVHLTLLPPAGDAAETLKGDLFLQAPANWKFGDSFPLMPKTTDLRDLSNPTQTPILDGLAIRHAWLVFSSHSLNEALTLGGQAFGAVTLAPGLNAIMRMTPAGVVGALGILAAEEVTLAGPIVRAGGEMGLTLPGIRFPWEAPHLPGIHLTAAFSAEIAIGASLNFRLGFGVYSPLTAAWLTDNPALEPVMALFGDLALPQAGVTARLAAERMLGQSDTVEWLAEFAASAHEGIDVDHLAALIGDGHTPDFLKTHLPDVVARALAAVSLKGLTIEVVAGPNGAHRVANTGFYVGVDTGKVTLIEGVLSLDAIEVVEVIVRDPFGSSLPITDRLMGAVVFNATFLDASVLGMVALPDFSIEIQLAEAKAIPIGKLFEERGLDANLRPADLVVEEFVVRADLEGTFSIAASIAAVPAWSVVVGGTSVALEEVAFNATRYSWGDKEASFSALLRLGDPDHQPFELLVSADVRTGAGAGWRFRGALQRNEVIAVGALVERLAHHFGVVAVPKSISDLVVDEFHIDFDTGKKDFSCAFAVKFPLDGEERHVRLGLELRHRLSDGGYDATFDLTLGTLRFQLIDRADLLLARYAGDVTLNPKQLAASLSATVAQVIPDGIELTVKEAFFLHQTDPPAGSGGAPIPTGRFLFGIELGARLDVSRLPLVGQAFSGDTLVVDRLNFLMASAAFTSPEITTYNQYLAPDGAIPVPEAPKGEAAASARLPAGPSVSARLSWSGHDIPLFMAAGAPQGLLTGSPAPPANTPPPAESGAPKWYTVERSFGPVHLSRVGAQLKANELHILLDGGLGLGDVTLSLMGLSVGSPLAAFKPEYDLQGLGLAVDVGSVGINGAFLHIHHDAIADQPAFDEYAGAAGIRLASFALGAIGSYASLDGHPSLFVYAVLDMPIGGPAFFFVTGLAAGFGYNRALRMPGIDQVAAFPLVQEAVSGATGKDIATELKGLQAYLPPSSGDRFFAIGIRFSSFKLIDSFALLAVSWGHQVEVDVLGLSTLVVPVAEKPGEPDPLARVQLALKATFLPDPGFLGVSAQLTPASYILSKACQITGGFGFYSWFGGPHEGDFALSIGGYHRHYQPPAHYPQVPRLGFNWQVSDELSLSGQAYFALVPSAIMAGGRLEAVWKSDNIKAWFIADADFLLAWKPYHYEAEIYVDVGVSYTFNHFGSHTFTADVGADLSVWGPDFAGTATIHLAFVSFTISFGPSPSTSGKPIDWTSFKTMLPAEDERITFGVAGGLIKQGPKRSNGVQHLGVIHPKDLAITIQSAVPASQVTGIELVGSTPAFGIPPMDVRSPDSMLSVTFSGPTPFTTSTALLKRQPSALWGSDGLENARSGAGPEMTDPLLCGIRVAAPSPEVPDSTPAITPRQLGYQTTLRPDAFAPTAPMPWLPGPLAAGIPSSPFADWPTDTVTADYFEALIRPA